The following are encoded together in the Gouania willdenowi chromosome 14, fGouWil2.1, whole genome shotgun sequence genome:
- the igsf5a gene encoding immunoglobulin superfamily member 5, translating into MTVAGKSWLSLLVILPLLSTEVMSNAFQLEPLNPTVLQGSDAHFNATVFGDWKVMTWTVQDLLVLTAQAPDTIISASDEFSARFCADIRCVEFTIKNVTRAQAGPVMCTIQGDFGQKTAHLEVQESGTVSITGGNVTVVQDQLVDLQCITTDWFPPPNVTWTQNSQPVNPSQYSTTSTPSGDSFTSTSNLTLQAVRNTTVQCLATVPTLPVPLSSSVILVVVPKPSDWTVLIAVVASFGGLALLVLLIIGIIFCCKRRKETKPNYQDEMMRTRTQSQLSGVHRPEVRKGQVNSVYEPENRTSAAPSEVTDSGFFQANTSNISEMPDVVNSNQVWNSYNNSYENVEDSGFKKHRHVTIV; encoded by the exons ATGACTGTAGCTGGGAAATCATGGCTTAGTCTCCTGGTCATCCTTCCATTACTCTCAACTGAAG TCATGTCAAATGCCTTCCAGCTGGAACCATTAAACCCAACAGTCCTGCAAGGCTCTGACGCACATTTCAACGCCACTGTGTTTGGAGACTGGAAGGTCATGACCTGGACTGTCCAGGATCTTCTGGTTCTCACAGCTCAGGCACCAGACACTATAATCTCAGCTTCAGATGAGTTTTCAGCCAGGTTCTGTGCAGATATTCGCTGTGTAGAATTCACCATTAAAAATGTGACTCGAGCGCAGGCCGGGCCCGTCATGTGCACCATACAGGGGGATTTTGGACAGAAGACGGCACACCTTGAAGTACAAG AGAGCGGCACTGTGAGCATCACTGGAGGGAATGTGACAGTGGTCCAGGACCAGCTGGTGGATCTCCAGTGCATCACCACTGACTGGTTTCCACCACCCAATGTCACCTGGACCCAGAACAGTCAACCTGTAAATCCCAGCCAATACAGCACCACCAGCACTCCCAGTGGAGATTCATTCACCTCCACCAGCAACTTGACGCTCCAGGCAGTCAGAAACACAACTGTCCAATGTCTGGCGACCGTACCAACACTACCAGTGCCGTTGTCCAGCTCTGTCATCTTAGTGGTTG TTCCCAAGCCTTCTGACTGGACTGTGCTGATAGCTGTTGTTGCGTCGTTCGGAGGATTAGCTCTGCTGGTCTTGCTTATAATTGGAATCATTTTTTGCTGCAAACGAAGGAAGGAAACAa AACCCAACTATCAAGATGAAATGAT GAGAACAAGGACCCAAAGCCAGTTAAGTGGAGTCCATCGCCCAGAAGTGAGAAAAGGTCAGGTGAACTCGGTATATGAGCCGGAAAATCGGACAA GTGCTGCACCAAGTGAAGTCACTGACAGCGGCTTTTTCCAGGCCAACACCTCCAACATTTCCGAA ATGCCAGATGTGGTGAACAGTAACCAGGTGTGGAACAGCTACAATAATTCATATGAGAATGTGGAAGATTCCGGCTTTAAGaaacacagacatgttaccatTGTGTAA